A DNA window from Streptomyces sp. CA-278952 contains the following coding sequences:
- a CDS encoding GntR family transcriptional regulator → MTNSVHRRHHDIANDLRHQITTGSIKPGERLPSEAGLAARYRVSTVTLRRALAVLQGEGLVEKIHGKGNYVRHPRRKIMYVGGWGTLDPWTAAEPTLRITVRSATVPASLQLTALLKVPTGSPLAEYTCLSLEHGSPHGLARIYIPRDLAPAGVLDDDPVCRAAATRFAVLGPSPATIRETVCARSPTPDEASALRLGSSMAVLSITRIATDATGRVVEAALLAFPGDRVDAVFTAHHVLNERPTQG, encoded by the coding sequence GTGACCAACTCCGTGCACCGACGCCATCACGACATCGCCAACGACCTACGCCACCAGATCACGACGGGCAGCATCAAGCCTGGCGAACGCCTCCCGTCCGAAGCCGGCCTGGCCGCCCGGTACAGGGTCAGCACGGTGACCTTGCGACGTGCTCTCGCCGTGCTCCAGGGCGAAGGACTCGTCGAGAAGATCCACGGCAAGGGCAACTACGTCCGTCACCCGCGCCGCAAGATCATGTACGTCGGCGGCTGGGGCACGCTGGACCCCTGGACCGCGGCTGAGCCAACGTTGCGCATCACGGTTCGCAGCGCCACGGTTCCGGCCTCCCTGCAGCTGACGGCGTTGCTGAAGGTGCCAACGGGCAGCCCCCTCGCGGAGTACACCTGCCTCAGCCTCGAACACGGGTCACCGCACGGGCTGGCCCGCATCTACATCCCGCGCGACCTGGCCCCGGCCGGAGTCCTCGACGACGACCCCGTGTGCCGGGCGGCAGCCACGAGATTCGCCGTCCTCGGCCCATCGCCGGCCACCATCCGAGAGACGGTCTGCGCCCGATCTCCCACCCCAGACGAAGCGTCGGCACTCCGGCTCGGAAGCAGCATGGCCGTTCTCTCGATCACGCGCATCGCCACCGACGCCACCGGTCGCGTCGTTGAAGCCGCGCTGCTGGCCTTCCCGGGAGACCGAGTCGACGCCGTCTTCACCGCCCACCACGTGCTCAACGAGAGGCCAACCCAAGGATGA
- a CDS encoding GntR family transcriptional regulator, with protein sequence MSEQPPYLRIADELRQRIAEHVWEPGDRLPSRAQIGQECGVGENVVRRAQELLISQGVLEGRAGSGTYVAEPRERVRVVRSSAREQPSGSPFRQDMKALRRQSDWESRTDAKVPAPAEIATRLGIIEGEPCVRTTYEFLADGKPVQLSTSWEPYAVTGGTLVVLPEGGPHAGAGVVNRMAEIGVTISHAVEQPEPRHATAEEASLLGIQKAALVTHIRRTYYSDDGRPVETADIVVPAAHCEIVYEIPINR encoded by the coding sequence ATGTCTGAGCAACCGCCGTACCTCCGCATCGCCGACGAACTCCGGCAGCGCATCGCGGAGCACGTCTGGGAACCGGGCGACCGCCTCCCATCCCGCGCCCAGATCGGCCAGGAGTGCGGCGTGGGTGAGAACGTGGTGCGCAGGGCGCAGGAGTTGCTGATCTCCCAAGGCGTGCTGGAAGGCCGGGCCGGATCGGGGACCTACGTCGCCGAGCCCCGGGAGCGCGTGAGAGTCGTCCGGTCGTCGGCACGTGAGCAGCCCAGTGGATCCCCCTTCCGCCAGGACATGAAGGCCCTTCGCCGACAGAGCGACTGGGAGAGCCGGACCGACGCGAAGGTGCCGGCCCCGGCGGAGATCGCGACGCGGCTCGGGATCATCGAGGGCGAGCCGTGCGTGCGGACGACGTACGAGTTCCTTGCGGACGGGAAGCCGGTCCAGTTGTCGACGAGTTGGGAGCCGTACGCCGTCACTGGCGGAACCCTCGTCGTTCTTCCCGAGGGAGGGCCCCACGCGGGGGCCGGGGTCGTGAACCGCATGGCCGAGATCGGAGTCACCATCAGCCACGCGGTGGAGCAGCCCGAACCGAGGCACGCGACCGCCGAGGAAGCATCGCTACTCGGCATCCAGAAAGCCGCGCTCGTAACGCACATCCGGCGGACGTACTACAGCGACGACGGCCGACCCGTGGAGACAGCGGACATCGTGGTGCCCGCAGCGCACTGTGAGATCGTCTACGAGATCCCGATCAACCGCTGA
- a CDS encoding S1C family serine protease yields the protein MSTENEGNEGNAVPAVPSAPPGPAVTPEPATDGVTPPSAPDPAQDVAHKAAHDPAHDTARLPVHGTGAGEAAPYAPGAESPAPGAPAHAEAPRHDPTHQGAPASPGAPVTPAYAQGAHPTPSQPPQPPQHSPYGATPGYGAEPGLPTGAASWPPPPPAVPSYADGGAGHASGGIGNGSGHGPVWGAPVPPGSESPGGKSGRGRGSGLVAAVAVAALVAGGIGGALGFWAADQNDGNGGGSTTISASDTPRDLKRPAGTVAGVAAKALPSVVTIDAQGGEGEGGTGTGFVYDKEGHILTNNHVVASAAESGELSATFSDGKKYAAEVVGRAQGYDVAVLKLKNPPAGLAPLPLGNSEGVAVGDSTIAIGAPFGLSNTVTTGIISAKNRPVASGDGSSNKNSYMSALQTDASINPGNSGGPLLDATGAVIGINSAIQSTGGGLGQSQAGSIGLGFAIPINQAKNVAEQLIKTGKPVYPVIGATVTMEEKTGGAAISAEGAGGTPAVTPNGPAAKAGLKAGDVITKFNDTVIDSGPTLIGEIWTRKPGEKVTLTYERDGKTATAEVTLGQREGDS from the coding sequence GTGAGCACCGAGAACGAGGGCAACGAGGGCAACGCGGTACCGGCCGTGCCGTCCGCACCTCCCGGGCCGGCCGTCACTCCCGAACCGGCGACCGACGGAGTCACGCCGCCGTCGGCCCCCGACCCGGCCCAGGACGTCGCGCACAAGGCGGCGCACGACCCCGCGCACGACACCGCGCGCCTTCCCGTGCACGGCACCGGAGCAGGGGAGGCGGCTCCCTATGCCCCCGGCGCGGAGTCCCCGGCACCGGGAGCACCGGCGCACGCCGAGGCACCGCGCCACGACCCCACGCACCAGGGCGCCCCGGCCTCCCCGGGCGCTCCGGTCACGCCCGCGTACGCCCAGGGGGCCCACCCGACGCCGTCCCAGCCGCCGCAGCCCCCGCAGCACTCCCCGTACGGAGCGACGCCCGGATACGGAGCGGAGCCCGGGCTTCCCACGGGCGCCGCGTCCTGGCCGCCGCCTCCGCCCGCCGTCCCGTCGTACGCCGACGGGGGTGCAGGTCACGCGTCCGGCGGTATCGGCAACGGCAGCGGTCACGGCCCGGTCTGGGGCGCTCCGGTCCCGCCCGGCTCCGAGTCCCCGGGTGGAAAGAGCGGCAGGGGCCGCGGGAGCGGTCTGGTGGCGGCCGTGGCCGTCGCGGCCCTCGTCGCGGGCGGCATCGGCGGAGCCCTCGGCTTCTGGGCGGCCGACCAGAACGACGGCAACGGCGGTGGCTCGACCACCATCTCGGCGTCGGACACCCCGAGGGACCTGAAGCGCCCGGCGGGCACGGTGGCCGGGGTCGCGGCGAAGGCGCTCCCCAGCGTGGTCACCATCGACGCGCAGGGTGGCGAGGGCGAGGGCGGCACGGGCACGGGCTTCGTGTACGACAAGGAAGGCCACATCCTGACCAACAACCACGTGGTGGCGTCCGCCGCGGAGTCGGGCGAACTGTCGGCGACCTTCTCCGACGGCAAGAAGTACGCCGCGGAGGTGGTCGGCCGGGCCCAGGGTTACGACGTGGCCGTACTGAAGCTCAAGAACCCGCCCGCGGGCCTCGCCCCACTGCCGCTGGGCAACTCGGAGGGCGTCGCGGTCGGCGACTCGACGATCGCGATCGGCGCGCCCTTCGGCCTCTCCAACACGGTCACCACGGGCATCATCAGCGCGAAGAACCGCCCGGTGGCCTCCGGGGACGGCTCCAGCAACAAGAACTCCTACATGAGCGCCCTGCAGACCGACGCGTCGATCAACCCGGGCAACTCCGGCGGCCCGCTGCTGGACGCGACGGGCGCGGTCATCGGCATCAACTCCGCGATCCAGTCGACCGGCGGCGGCCTCGGCCAGTCCCAGGCCGGTTCCATCGGTCTCGGCTTCGCGATCCCGATCAACCAGGCCAAGAACGTCGCCGAGCAGCTGATCAAGACCGGCAAGCCGGTCTACCCGGTGATCGGCGCGACGGTCACGATGGAGGAGAAGACGGGCGGCGCGGCCATCTCCGCCGAGGGAGCGGGCGGCACCCCCGCGGTCACCCCGAACGGCCCGGCGGCCAAGGCGGGCCTCAAGGCGGGCGACGTGATCACGAAGTTCAACGACACCGTGATCGACAGCGGCCCGACCCTGATCGGCGAGATCTGGACCCGCAAGCCGGGCGAGAAGGTGACCCTGACGTACGAACGCGACGGCAAGACGGCCACGGCCGAAGTCACCCTGGGCCAGCGCGAGGGCGACAGCTGA
- a CDS encoding glycerophosphodiester phosphodiesterase: protein MARVTHARQRNAHTSIQVVAHRGASDDAPEHTLAAYRKAIEDGADALECDVRLTADGHLVCVHDRRVNRTSNGRGAVSALELADLTALDFGSWKDREESPDWDPAPGELTSVLTLERLLELFTEVRATGRPLQLAIETKHPTRWAGQVEERLLHLLKRFGLADPPADGPSPIRVMSFSARSLHRVQAAAPTLPTVYLMQFVSPRMRDGRLPAGARIAGPGMRIVRSHPGYIERLHRAGHRVHVWTVNEPADVDMCAELGVEAIITNRPRQVLSQLGRI from the coding sequence ATGGCGCGGGTGACCCACGCACGGCAGCGCAACGCGCACACCTCCATCCAGGTCGTCGCCCACCGCGGGGCCTCCGACGACGCCCCCGAGCACACCCTCGCCGCCTACCGCAAGGCGATCGAGGACGGTGCCGACGCCTTGGAATGCGATGTCCGGCTCACCGCCGACGGACACCTCGTCTGCGTCCACGACCGGCGGGTGAACCGTACGTCCAACGGGCGCGGTGCCGTGTCGGCGCTGGAGCTCGCCGACCTCACCGCCCTCGACTTCGGCTCCTGGAAGGACCGCGAGGAGTCGCCCGACTGGGATCCGGCACCGGGCGAGCTCACCTCCGTACTCACCCTGGAACGGCTCCTGGAGCTCTTCACCGAGGTCCGGGCCACCGGGCGGCCGTTGCAGCTGGCCATCGAGACGAAGCACCCCACCCGTTGGGCCGGACAGGTCGAGGAGCGGCTGCTGCATCTACTGAAGCGCTTCGGGCTGGCCGATCCACCCGCGGACGGGCCCTCGCCCATCCGCGTCATGAGCTTCTCCGCCCGCTCCCTCCACCGTGTCCAGGCCGCCGCGCCCACGCTGCCGACGGTCTACCTGATGCAGTTCGTCTCGCCCCGGATGCGCGACGGGCGGCTGCCCGCCGGGGCCCGGATCGCGGGGCCGGGCATGCGGATCGTACGCAGCCACCCCGGGTACATCGAACGGCTGCACCGTGCGGGGCACCGGGTGCACGTGTGGACCGTGAACGAACCGGCCGATGTCGACATGTGCGCCGAACTCGGCGTCGAGGCGATCATCACCAACCGGCCCAGGCAGGTTCTGTCGCAACTGGGCCGCATTTAG
- a CDS encoding ATP-binding protein: MRHRECIGRFPVQLSGASNPWRGAKEVSGVALVVAQEVPASSSMAIPHGPAGVGQARHRMREQLRGNGVSDAVVDDAVLILSELLSNACRHGRPLGWHTDVGDGDIRAAWRVDTAGALTVEVTDGGGPTRPVPATPSVTARGGRGLNIISALAQEWGVRDGSSGEVTVWALVSSKKPPGIGGNGSEVNGTGANGSDANGIGANGAGGLTGFEGLDLSEAFDDVG; encoded by the coding sequence GTGCGTCACCGGGAGTGCATTGGCCGGTTTCCGGTGCAGCTCAGTGGGGCATCCAACCCGTGGCGTGGGGCAAAGGAGGTCTCGGGGGTGGCGTTGGTGGTGGCACAAGAAGTGCCCGCGTCGTCGAGCATGGCCATTCCTCATGGCCCTGCCGGCGTGGGGCAGGCACGACACCGGATGCGTGAACAGTTGCGCGGCAACGGGGTGTCGGACGCGGTCGTCGACGACGCTGTTCTGATCCTTTCCGAACTCCTCAGCAACGCCTGCCGGCACGGCAGGCCCCTGGGGTGGCACACCGACGTCGGCGACGGAGACATCCGCGCCGCCTGGCGGGTGGACACCGCCGGCGCGCTCACCGTGGAGGTCACGGACGGCGGCGGCCCGACCCGCCCGGTTCCGGCCACCCCCTCGGTGACGGCACGCGGCGGCCGGGGCCTCAACATCATCAGCGCCCTGGCCCAGGAATGGGGTGTGCGGGACGGATCATCCGGCGAGGTCACCGTCTGGGCCCTGGTCTCCTCGAAGAAGCCCCCCGGCATCGGCGGCAACGGCTCCGAGGTGAACGGCACAGGCGCGAACGGCTCCGACGCGAACGGCATCGGCGCGAACGGCGCCGGCGGGCTGACCGGTTTCGAGGGCCTGGACCTCTCCGAGGCCTTCGACGACGTGGGCTGA